From Burkholderia pseudomultivorans, the proteins below share one genomic window:
- a CDS encoding acyl-CoA dehydrogenase family protein, producing MDALYTEDQRMIRDAARAFATEVLAPNAAQWDLDAKLPDAVVAQLGELGLLGMIVPQELGGSYTDYVAYALAMEEIAAGDAACATMMSVHNSVGCGPILGFGTPAQKDRWLAEMAAGRVIGAFCLTEPQAGSEAHNLRTRAELRDGKWVLNGAKQFVTNGQRAGIAIVFAITDAEAGKRGISAFLVPTDTPGFIVGKPEKKMGIRASDTCPITFENCAIPEENLLGNRGEGLKIALSNLEGGRIGIAAQALGIARAAFDKARRYAGERVQFGKPLAEHQAIQQKLADMAVQINAARLLVHHAAKLRTAGLPCLSEASQAKLFASEMAERVCSDAIQIHGGYGYLADYEVERHYRDARITQIYEGTSEVQRMVIARQL from the coding sequence ATGGACGCGCTTTACACCGAAGACCAGCGGATGATTCGCGACGCCGCGCGCGCTTTTGCCACCGAGGTGCTGGCGCCGAACGCCGCGCAGTGGGATCTCGACGCGAAACTGCCGGACGCCGTCGTCGCGCAGCTCGGCGAACTCGGCCTGCTCGGGATGATCGTGCCGCAGGAGCTGGGCGGTTCGTACACCGATTACGTCGCCTATGCGCTCGCGATGGAGGAGATCGCGGCCGGCGACGCCGCCTGCGCGACGATGATGAGCGTGCACAACTCGGTCGGCTGCGGGCCGATCCTCGGCTTCGGCACGCCGGCGCAGAAGGATCGCTGGCTCGCCGAGATGGCGGCCGGCCGCGTGATCGGCGCGTTCTGCCTGACCGAGCCGCAGGCCGGTTCGGAGGCGCACAACCTGCGCACGCGCGCGGAACTGCGCGACGGCAAATGGGTGCTGAACGGCGCGAAGCAGTTCGTGACGAACGGCCAGCGCGCGGGCATCGCGATCGTTTTTGCCATCACCGATGCCGAAGCGGGCAAGCGCGGCATTTCCGCGTTCCTCGTGCCGACCGACACGCCGGGCTTCATCGTCGGCAAGCCCGAGAAGAAGATGGGTATCCGCGCGTCGGACACCTGCCCGATCACGTTCGAGAACTGCGCGATTCCTGAAGAAAACCTGCTCGGCAATCGCGGCGAAGGGCTGAAGATCGCGCTGTCGAATCTCGAAGGCGGCCGGATCGGCATTGCCGCGCAGGCGCTCGGCATCGCGCGCGCCGCGTTCGACAAGGCGCGCCGCTATGCGGGCGAGCGCGTGCAGTTCGGCAAGCCGCTCGCCGAGCATCAGGCAATCCAGCAGAAGCTCGCCGACATGGCCGTGCAGATCAACGCGGCGCGCCTGCTCGTGCACCACGCGGCGAAGCTGCGCACGGCCGGGCTGCCGTGCCTGTCGGAAGCGTCGCAGGCGAAGCTGTTCGCGTCGGAGATGGCCGAGCGCGTGTGCTCGGACGCGATCCAGATCCACGGCGGCTACGGCTATCTGGCCGACTACGAAGTCGAGCGTCACTATCGCGACGCGCGCATCACGCAGATCTACGAAGGCACCAGCGAAGTTCAGCGGATGGTGATCGCGCGGCAGCTTTGA